One Microthrixaceae bacterium DNA segment encodes these proteins:
- the pstA gene encoding phosphate ABC transporter permease PstA yields MPTTAPVVPFPSPESGESSGPNPLASTLSPRRRWSERLATSWMIASLVVASIPLLLVLGVLIVKGTSMVATVDWWTKDIPSNIASGALASQEAQEAFGNTGTVREVEVVYGMAPAIVGTLITTGVAALLAIPLGILAAVYLNEYGGKSRSASIIRFFTDVMTGVPSVVMGIFIYTVWVLTFEERGRSGLAGGLALACLMLPVVVRSTEEMLRLVPDSLRQASAALGAPKWKTTLGVVVPAATPGITSGSMLAIARAAGETAPILFTVGVVTATNFSLFGQNTTLSAQIFGNATQPGGEAMAWGAALTLILIVMVFTLAARWISGRFAVRIDG; encoded by the coding sequence ATGCCCACCACCGCACCGGTCGTTCCGTTTCCGTCTCCCGAATCGGGCGAGTCGTCCGGACCCAACCCGCTCGCCAGCACCTTGTCGCCCCGCCGTCGCTGGTCGGAGCGCCTGGCCACGTCGTGGATGATCGCCTCCCTTGTCGTGGCGTCGATCCCGCTGCTGTTGGTGCTCGGCGTGCTGATCGTGAAAGGGACCTCGATGGTCGCCACCGTCGACTGGTGGACCAAGGACATCCCGTCGAACATCGCGTCGGGCGCGCTGGCATCGCAGGAGGCTCAGGAAGCCTTCGGTAACACCGGAACGGTTCGCGAGGTCGAGGTCGTGTACGGAATGGCCCCAGCCATCGTCGGAACGCTGATCACGACCGGCGTGGCCGCGCTGTTGGCGATTCCCCTGGGGATTCTCGCCGCGGTGTATCTGAACGAGTACGGCGGCAAGAGCCGTTCGGCCTCGATCATCCGCTTCTTCACCGATGTGATGACGGGTGTGCCATCGGTCGTGATGGGCATTTTCATCTACACGGTGTGGGTGCTGACCTTCGAGGAGCGGGGCCGTTCTGGGCTCGCGGGTGGTTTGGCGCTGGCCTGTCTCATGTTGCCGGTGGTCGTTCGTTCGACCGAGGAGATGCTGCGCCTCGTCCCCGACTCGTTGCGACAGGCCTCCGCTGCGCTCGGCGCCCCGAAGTGGAAGACCACGCTCGGTGTCGTCGTGCCGGCGGCGACGCCTGGAATCACCTCGGGATCGATGCTGGCCATCGCCCGTGCCGCGGGTGAAACCGCCCCGATCCTGTTCACCGTTGGGGTGGTGACCGCCACCAACTTCTCGCTGTTCGGCCAGAACACGACCCTGTCGGCGCAGATCTTCGGCAACGCCACCCAGCCGGGCGGCGAGGCGATGGCCTGGGGTGCGGCGTTGACGCTCATCCTGATCGTGATGGTGTTCACGCTGGCGGCGCGGTGGATCTCAGGACGGTTCGCGGTACGAATCGACGGCTGA
- the pstC gene encoding phosphate ABC transporter permease subunit PstC — MTDLAIRPIDHTDLVGDRNDHRPDKLFSAAAMAAGYLVLVILAAIAISTTVKSWPAFQAEGFGYFFRDEWAPSRGRFGAASIVYGTLVVSAIALVVAVPLSIGIALFITEVAPRKVRSWITGIMDVLAAVPSVVFGLWGFLMLRPYLKDFYNAVADAVAGVPVLRSIFGPSLSGQSFMTAGLIVGIMIVPIITSIVREVLSTVPINEKNGALALGATRWEMIRGVVFPHSTGGMVGAVMLGLGRAMGETIAVALVIGASPQITANLFSQGDAMPSIIARNLNEASGTYRSALIGLGVGLFLLTILINISARLLVRRVDARTKGAR; from the coding sequence GTGACCGATCTCGCGATCAGACCAATCGACCACACCGACCTGGTCGGCGACCGCAACGACCACCGACCCGACAAACTCTTCAGCGCGGCAGCGATGGCGGCGGGCTACCTCGTGCTCGTGATCCTTGCGGCGATCGCCATCTCGACGACCGTGAAGTCGTGGCCGGCATTTCAGGCCGAGGGGTTCGGCTACTTCTTCCGCGATGAATGGGCGCCGAGCCGCGGACGATTCGGCGCCGCATCGATCGTCTACGGAACCCTCGTGGTGTCCGCCATCGCGCTCGTCGTCGCGGTGCCGCTGTCGATCGGTATCGCGTTGTTCATCACCGAAGTGGCTCCACGCAAGGTCCGTTCATGGATCACCGGGATCATGGACGTGTTGGCCGCCGTACCCTCGGTCGTGTTCGGGCTGTGGGGTTTCCTGATGCTGCGGCCCTACCTCAAGGATTTCTACAACGCGGTGGCCGACGCGGTTGCGGGCGTGCCCGTCCTGAGGTCGATCTTCGGCCCGAGCCTGTCCGGTCAGAGCTTCATGACCGCCGGTCTCATCGTCGGAATCATGATTGTGCCGATCATCACCTCGATCGTGCGTGAGGTGCTGAGCACCGTGCCGATCAACGAAAAGAACGGCGCGCTCGCACTCGGGGCCACACGTTGGGAGATGATTCGCGGGGTCGTGTTTCCCCACTCCACCGGCGGCATGGTCGGCGCCGTCATGTTGGGCCTCGGCCGGGCGATGGGCGAAACGATCGCGGTAGCGCTCGTCATCGGCGCCAGCCCTCAGATCACCGCCAACCTGTTCAGCCAGGGCGACGCGATGCCCTCGATCATCGCCCGCAACCTGAACGAGGCATCGGGTACCTACCGCTCCGCCCTCATCGGGCTCGGCGTCGGGTTGTTCCTCCTCACGATCCTCATCAACATCTCCGCTCGTCTCCTGGTGCGCCGGGTCGACGCTCGCACGAAGGGTGCACGCTGA
- the pstS gene encoding phosphate ABC transporter substrate-binding protein PstS produces MRIPDRFLRLVASVMLISITATACGLTDTSGDERFVSELDGLDIDYRTLTGTLNGSGSSFQDPLQQAVSGEFRRVARNVTVNYTKSGSSAGKADLAARTVQFAGTDSAIKAEERADFRDEVLYFPVVAAPITVSYNLAEVPELRLGPDTIARIFQGDIAVWNDRRIAEENPGVELPDLRIAVVRRSDGSGTTKNFSSYLDDAAANVWRLGTGESLEWPAATQGAEKSSGMSSLIASTSGAIGYVDLSDSVAARLQRALVRNRAGNYVPPKLPNARAAIESSTFDDEFLYDPLNAPGDEAYPITAPTWVIVAARQRSESTADALRGYLNYLLTEGQLIAPTLGYAAVPESIRQALIERIDVIRSSSEDRP; encoded by the coding sequence TTGCGAATCCCCGACCGCTTCCTGCGACTCGTCGCGAGTGTCATGTTGATTTCGATCACCGCCACGGCCTGTGGCCTCACCGACACCTCCGGCGATGAGCGGTTCGTGTCCGAACTCGACGGCCTCGACATCGACTATCGGACGCTGACCGGAACGCTGAACGGTTCAGGTTCCTCGTTCCAGGATCCGCTCCAGCAGGCGGTGAGCGGCGAGTTCCGTCGGGTCGCCCGCAACGTGACGGTCAATTACACCAAGTCCGGATCCTCGGCGGGCAAGGCCGACCTGGCGGCTCGCACCGTTCAGTTCGCCGGAACCGACAGTGCGATCAAGGCCGAGGAACGGGCGGATTTTCGCGACGAGGTGTTGTATTTCCCGGTCGTCGCCGCGCCGATCACGGTTTCCTACAACCTCGCTGAGGTGCCGGAGCTTCGACTCGGACCCGACACGATCGCCCGGATCTTCCAGGGCGACATCGCCGTCTGGAACGACCGCCGGATCGCCGAGGAGAATCCCGGCGTCGAGTTACCCGACCTGCGTATCGCCGTGGTTCGACGTTCGGACGGCTCGGGCACGACGAAGAACTTCTCCTCGTATCTCGACGACGCCGCTGCGAACGTGTGGCGCCTCGGCACCGGAGAATCGTTGGAGTGGCCGGCGGCGACCCAGGGTGCGGAAAAGTCGAGCGGAATGAGTTCGCTCATCGCCAGCACGTCCGGGGCGATCGGCTACGTCGATCTGTCCGACTCGGTCGCCGCACGGCTCCAGCGGGCACTCGTTCGCAACCGGGCCGGCAACTATGTGCCGCCGAAGCTTCCGAATGCCCGGGCCGCCATCGAGTCGTCCACCTTTGACGACGAGTTTCTCTACGACCCGCTGAACGCTCCCGGCGATGAGGCCTATCCGATCACCGCACCGACCTGGGTGATCGTCGCCGCCCGTCAGCGCAGCGAGTCGACGGCCGACGCGCTGCGCGGCTACCTCAATTACCTCCTGACCGAAGGGCAACTCATCGCACCCACCCTCGGGTACGCGGCGGTGCCCGAATCCATTCGCCAGGCGCTCATCGAGCGCATCGACGTCATCCGCTCCAGCTCAGAGGACCGCCCGTGA
- the pstS gene encoding phosphate ABC transporter substrate-binding protein PstS — protein MRTPRTSVALPIAIAAIVGLTATACGSDSSDDASTDTPSGDATTTTEATGIDIDYASLSGTLNGSGASFPDPLQQAVIGEFKSVASNLTVNYAKSGSSAGKADLAGNTVQFAGSDSLVKPEEAKKMAGDFLYFPITAAPITVSYNLPEVETLNLSPELIARIFQTEVTSWDDPAIADENPDADLPSTPIAVVRRSDGAGTTNNFTKFLKKAAPDVWTLDSGDTVEWSTSTMGAEKSSGVSSLIGSTAGAIGYVDLADSVSAKLQRALVRNSTGNFVEANLPNASAALEGAEIADDLTYDPLNAEGEDSYPITAPTWVLVYVNQPSQAVADALRGYLNYFLTEGQTLAPTVGYAALPGDLQERAIAQLDQITVG, from the coding sequence TTGAGAACCCCCCGTACGTCCGTCGCCCTTCCGATCGCCATCGCCGCGATCGTCGGGCTCACCGCCACCGCCTGTGGGAGCGATTCGAGCGACGACGCGTCGACCGACACCCCCTCCGGTGACGCAACCACCACGACCGAGGCCACCGGAATCGATATCGACTACGCCTCGTTGAGCGGCACCCTCAACGGTTCGGGCGCCTCGTTCCCCGATCCGCTTCAGCAGGCCGTCATCGGCGAGTTCAAGAGTGTGGCCTCGAACCTCACGGTGAACTACGCCAAGTCAGGATCCTCCGCAGGAAAGGCCGACCTTGCCGGCAACACCGTGCAGTTCGCCGGCTCCGACTCCCTGGTGAAGCCGGAAGAGGCGAAGAAGATGGCAGGCGACTTCCTGTACTTCCCGATCACCGCGGCGCCCATCACTGTCTCCTACAACCTCCCCGAGGTCGAGACGCTGAACCTGAGCCCCGAACTGATCGCCCGAATCTTCCAGACCGAGGTGACGTCGTGGGACGACCCGGCCATCGCCGATGAGAACCCCGACGCCGACCTGCCTTCGACGCCGATCGCCGTGGTGCGTCGCTCGGATGGCGCCGGCACGACCAACAACTTCACGAAGTTCCTGAAGAAGGCGGCCCCCGACGTGTGGACGCTCGACTCGGGCGACACCGTGGAATGGTCGACCTCCACGATGGGGGCCGAGAAGTCGAGCGGCGTGTCCTCGCTCATCGGCTCCACCGCAGGTGCCATCGGATATGTGGACCTCGCCGATTCGGTGTCGGCCAAGTTGCAGCGAGCATTGGTCCGTAACAGCACCGGCAACTTCGTCGAGGCGAACCTGCCGAACGCCTCGGCCGCACTCGAAGGTGCAGAGATCGCGGATGACCTCACCTATGACCCGCTGAACGCCGAGGGGGAGGATTCCTACCCGATCACCGCTCCGACGTGGGTGCTCGTCTACGTGAACCAGCCGAGCCAGGCGGTCGCCGATGCGCTGCGCGGCTACCTCAACTACTTCCTGACCGAAGGCCAAACGCTTGCCCCGACCGTCGGATACGCGGCGCTTCCCGGCGACCTCCAGGAACGGGCCATCGCCCAACTCGACCAGATCACCGTCGGCTGA
- a CDS encoding nuclear transport factor 2 family protein: MLELHEISDRLELIDLMVRYAHCVDTRDWQGFRELFAPDARIDYTAMGGVAGGVDEVADWLEATLAAFPAFQHLVSNPMLHIDGDTATGRTMCFNPMAVNAASPGDHNVFFCGLWYVDTFVRTERGWRIASRTEDKSFTYNMSGAFR; encoded by the coding sequence ATGTTGGAGTTGCACGAGATCTCCGATCGCCTCGAGCTGATCGATCTGATGGTCCGCTACGCGCATTGCGTCGACACCCGCGACTGGCAGGGGTTTCGCGAGTTGTTCGCGCCCGATGCCCGCATCGACTACACCGCCATGGGCGGTGTCGCCGGCGGAGTCGATGAAGTCGCCGACTGGTTGGAAGCCACCCTCGCCGCATTCCCGGCGTTTCAGCACCTGGTGTCGAACCCGATGCTGCACATCGATGGCGACACCGCCACCGGGCGAACGATGTGTTTCAACCCGATGGCCGTCAACGCCGCCTCACCCGGAGACCACAACGTGTTCTTCTGTGGGCTCTGGTACGTCGATACCTTCGTTCGCACCGAGCGCGGATGGAGGATCGCCTCGCGCACCGAAGACAAGAGCTTCACCTACAACATGTCCGGAGCATTTCGATGA